A region of Granulibacter bethesdensis DNA encodes the following proteins:
- a CDS encoding Hint domain-containing protein: protein MSGGLISGYDAGLDISIGATIDNTGTIQSIGPQGTAVRMLGGGAIINHSGGMISGTYKGISFNAPTGTIINDGLITDQGGTTGGAPEQDSAFGIYMGDANTPGFNYLQNTGTILETGNIVDNNAQRAAVNIVSGGSILNSGFIGGNGSAFGIRIYYGGTITNFGTVSAAGTADASNGMNGAAIYMAGAGTNLLQMGVHSQIIGTAAANSLGRNTLELLSGSSTGTLNIDQFIGFQRGSIDSGAIWTMQGTGLFSQLVNAGTLSADSGITLNTNAATLTNAADAVILADNSSAVVSASGTNAFILNAGSIGNSGEGAGIALSGSGTVSNAAGGIISAGMNAYAVSAASGDRVTINNAGTLINTAGGDAAGGISAGSGAVILNSGLISSAEDGIDGTGLTVVNSGTILSTNSNMGGLYLLGGGNVITNTAGGLIKGNFPGIGIYGGGTVNNAGTVIADGSNGVGVQLGANNYTGVLVNSGTVIASGDSGIGVFFGVGGAITNLGGGTISGNGCGVEVTNLYASGSIFSGTVINHGLIIDHGGTSAAAYGVYLNADTADYLSNSGTILETGTDAGAGSLAAVRLGKGGVVVNSGSIGVVNTSAVGVRLDQSGTVTNFGTVSATGTAIALNGTAENLLQVGVNASMSGLAVANSAGTNTLELLSGSSTGTLNIDQFIGFQRGSIDSGAIWTMQGTGLFSQLVNAGTLSADSGITLNTNAATLTNAADAVILADNSSAVVSASGTNAFILNAGSIGNSGEGAGIVLSGSGTVSNAAGGIISAGMNAYAVSAASGDRVTINNAGTLINTAGGDAAGGISAGSGAVILNSGLISSAEDGIDGTGLTVVNSGTILSTNSNMGGLYLLGGGNIITNTAGGLIKGNFPGIGIYGGGTVNNAGTVIADGPNGVGVQLGANNYTGVLVNSGTVIASGDSGIGVFFGVGGAITNLGGGTISGNGCGVEVTNLYASGSIFSGTVINHGLIIDHGGTSAAAYGVYLNADTADYLSNSGTILETGTDAGAGSVAAVRLGKGGVVVNSGSIGVVNTSAVGVRLDQSGTVTNSGTVSATGTAIALNGTAANLLQVGVNASMSGLAVANSAGTNTLELLSGSSTGTLNIDQFIGFQRGSIDSGAIWTMQGTGLFSQLVNAGTLSADSGITLNTNAATLTNAADAVILADNSSAVVSASGTNAFILNAGSIGNSGEGAGIVLSGSGTVSNAAGGIISAGMNAYAVSAASGDRVTINNAGTLINTAGGDAAGGISAGSGAVILNSGLISSAEDGIDGTGLTVVNSGTILSTNSNMGGLYLLGGGNVITNTAGGLIKGNFPGIGIYGGGTVNNAGTVIADGPNGVGVQLGANNYTGVLVNSGTVIASGDSGIGVFFGVGGAITNLGGGTISGNGCGVEVTNLYASGSIFSGTVINHGLIIDHGGTSAATYGVYLNADTADYLSNSGTILETGTDVGAGSLAAVRLGKGGVVVNSGSIGVVNTSAVGVRLDQSGTVTNSGIISAAGSLGVGINLAAGGTVINTGTIDAGGSNAKAIVFSAGNSRLAISGSSSITGQVSAAGTGNVLELDGAGTTLSGFGTQYTGFQTINVKGNGWVLADTLTNTNILMQTTGTLTISQTLDASNTITMGGTSSAGTASGNIIISTPGTALAATVANFGNGQSITLTGLAYQASDVANVVDNGGNVFLILSHVASDGTKTQYYSIKLDPNAYDQNYKIRQASGSNRATIYQSSGANGVTIYDDGTPCYVHGTLILTDRGEVPVEYLKIGDNVITASGAVRPIRWLGRRSYNGRFIQGRQDVLPVRIRQGALDGVLPKRDLLVSPLHAMFIEGVLVPAGRLVNGVSIIQEQHVETLSYVHIELDTHDVVLAEGAASETYVEDNNRNMFHNAHTYAGEVASQIRKPFRKRNGVVTARYCARRVIDGMMLESIRQKIMAQVNRQNTVSLSA from the coding sequence ATGTCCGGCGGCCTTATCAGTGGATATGATGCTGGTCTCGATATCAGCATTGGTGCGACCATTGATAATACAGGGACTATTCAATCCATTGGCCCGCAAGGCACTGCTGTACGGATGTTGGGTGGCGGTGCAATCATCAATCATTCAGGCGGGATGATTTCGGGCACCTATAAAGGTATTTCCTTCAATGCTCCGACAGGGACTATTATCAATGATGGGCTGATCACTGATCAAGGCGGTACCACTGGAGGGGCCCCTGAGCAGGACTCGGCTTTCGGCATCTATATGGGCGATGCTAACACGCCTGGATTTAACTATCTCCAGAATACCGGCACTATTCTGGAAACTGGCAATATTGTTGACAACAATGCTCAGCGCGCTGCTGTCAATATTGTTTCAGGTGGTAGTATTCTCAATTCTGGATTTATCGGTGGAAATGGTTCTGCTTTTGGTATTCGTATTTACTACGGTGGGACCATAACCAATTTTGGTACTGTCTCGGCGGCCGGTACAGCAGATGCTAGTAATGGTATGAATGGTGCTGCCATCTATATGGCGGGTGCAGGTACGAATCTGCTGCAAATGGGTGTGCATTCTCAAATTATTGGTACGGCAGCTGCGAATTCTTTGGGTAGAAATACTCTTGAACTTCTGTCGGGGAGCTCAACTGGCACTCTGAACATTGATCAGTTCATTGGTTTCCAGCGTGGTTCGATTGATTCCGGTGCGATCTGGACGATGCAGGGGACGGGTCTTTTCAGCCAGCTGGTGAATGCCGGCACGTTGAGTGCGGATAGTGGCATAACGCTGAATACCAATGCCGCTACGCTGACGAATGCGGCAGATGCGGTGATCCTGGCCGATAATAGCAGTGCGGTTGTATCTGCTTCCGGTACCAATGCTTTCATCCTCAATGCTGGCAGCATTGGTAATAGTGGTGAAGGCGCGGGCATTGCGCTGTCGGGCAGCGGGACGGTGAGCAACGCTGCTGGCGGTATCATCTCTGCCGGCATGAACGCGTATGCTGTTTCTGCTGCTTCTGGCGATCGCGTGACGATCAATAATGCAGGCACGCTGATCAATACTGCGGGTGGTGATGCTGCGGGTGGCATCAGTGCGGGCAGCGGTGCGGTCATCCTCAACTCTGGTCTCATCAGTTCTGCCGAGGATGGCATAGACGGGACCGGTCTCACCGTGGTGAATTCCGGAACGATCCTGTCGACGAACAGCAATATGGGTGGTTTGTACCTGCTTGGTGGCGGGAACGTTATTACGAATACCGCAGGCGGATTGATCAAGGGTAATTTCCCAGGGATTGGCATATACGGCGGCGGCACAGTCAATAATGCTGGTACTGTTATTGCCGATGGTTCCAATGGTGTTGGTGTGCAGCTTGGTGCCAACAATTACACAGGCGTTCTGGTTAATAGCGGTACTGTCATTGCATCTGGTGACAGCGGTATCGGGGTGTTTTTTGGTGTTGGCGGTGCCATCACGAACCTTGGTGGTGGCACGATCTCCGGGAATGGTTGTGGGGTTGAGGTCACCAACCTGTATGCGTCTGGTTCGATTTTCTCGGGCACTGTTATCAATCATGGCCTGATCATTGATCATGGCGGGACTTCAGCGGCCGCTTACGGTGTTTATCTGAACGCTGATACTGCAGATTATCTGAGTAATTCTGGCACTATCCTGGAAACCGGAACTGATGCTGGTGCCGGCAGTCTGGCGGCTGTGCGCCTTGGCAAAGGTGGCGTTGTTGTCAACAGCGGCTCCATCGGTGTCGTCAATACGTCAGCAGTCGGTGTTCGTCTTGATCAGAGCGGGACGGTAACCAATTTTGGCACGGTGTCTGCAACCGGCACGGCAATTGCGTTGAACGGTACGGCTGAAAACCTGCTGCAGGTTGGTGTCAACGCGTCGATGAGCGGTTTGGCGGTGGCGAACAGCGCCGGCACGAATACTCTTGAGCTTCTGTCGGGGAGCTCAACTGGCACTCTGAACATTGATCAGTTCATTGGTTTCCAGCGTGGTTCGATTGATTCCGGTGCGATCTGGACGATGCAGGGGACGGGTCTTTTCAGCCAGCTGGTGAATGCCGGCACGTTGAGTGCGGATAGTGGCATAACGCTGAATACCAATGCCGCTACGCTGACGAATGCGGCAGATGCGGTGATCCTGGCCGATAATAGCAGTGCGGTTGTATCTGCTTCCGGTACCAATGCTTTCATCCTCAATGCTGGCAGTATTGGCAATAGTGGTGAAGGCGCGGGGATTGTGCTGTCGGGCAGCGGGACGGTGAGCAACGCTGCTGGCGGTATCATCTCTGCCGGCATGAACGCGTATGCTGTTTCTGCTGCTTCTGGCGATCGCGTGACGATCAATAATGCAGGCACGCTGATCAATACTGCGGGTGGTGATGCTGCGGGTGGCATCAGTGCGGGCAGCGGTGCGGTCATCCTCAACTCTGGTCTCATCAGTTCTGCCGAGGATGGCATAGACGGGACCGGTCTCACCGTGGTGAATTCCGGAACGATCCTGTCGACGAACAGCAATATGGGTGGTTTGTACCTGCTTGGTGGCGGGAACATTATTACGAATACCGCAGGCGGATTGATCAAGGGTAATTTCCCAGGGATTGGCATATACGGCGGCGGCACAGTCAATAATGCTGGTACTGTTATTGCCGATGGTCCCAATGGTGTTGGTGTGCAGCTTGGTGCCAACAATTACACAGGCGTTCTGGTTAATAGCGGTACTGTCATTGCATCTGGTGACAGCGGTATCGGGGTGTTTTTTGGTGTTGGCGGCGCCATCACGAACCTTGGTGGTGGCACGATCTCCGGGAATGGTTGTGGGGTTGAGGTCACCAACCTGTATGCGTCTGGTTCGATTTTCTCGGGCACTGTTATCAATCATGGCCTGATCATTGATCATGGCGGGACTTCAGCGGCCGCTTACGGTGTTTATCTGAACGCTGATACTGCAGATTATCTGAGTAATTCTGGCACTATCCTGGAAACCGGAACTGATGCTGGTGCCGGCAGTGTGGCGGCTGTGCGCCTTGGCAAAGGTGGCGTTGTTGTCAACAGCGGCTCCATCGGTGTCGTCAATACGTCAGCAGTCGGTGTTCGTCTTGATCAGAGCGGGACGGTAACCAATTCTGGCACGGTGTCTGCAACCGGCACGGCAATTGCGTTGAACGGTACGGCTGCAAACCTGCTGCAGGTTGGTGTCAACGCGTCGATGAGCGGTTTGGCGGTGGCGAACAGCGCCGGCACGAATACTCTTGAGCTTCTGTCGGGGAGCTCAACTGGCACTCTGAACATTGATCAGTTCATTGGTTTCCAGCGTGGTTCGATTGATTCCGGTGCGATCTGGACGATGCAGGGGACGGGTCTTTTCAGCCAGCTGGTGAATGCCGGCACGTTGAGTGCGGATAGTGGCATAACGCTGAATACCAATGCCGCTACGCTGACGAATGCGGCAGATGCGGTGATCCTGGCCGATAATAGCAGTGCGGTTGTATCTGCTTCCGGTACCAATGCTTTCATCCTCAATGCTGGCAGTATTGGCAATAGTGGTGAAGGCGCGGGGATTGTGCTGTCGGGCAGCGGGACGGTGAGCAACGCTGCTGGCGGTATCATCTCTGCCGGCATGAACGCGTATGCTGTTTCTGCTGCTTCTGGCGATCGCGTGACGATCAATAATGCAGGCACGCTGATCAATACTGCGGGTGGTGATGCTGCGGGTGGTATCAGTGCGGGCAGCGGTGCGGTCATCCTCAACTCTGGTCTCATCAGTTCTGCCGAGGATGGCATAGACGGGACCGGTCTCACCGTGGTGAATTCCGGAACGATCCTGTCGACGAACAGCAATATGGGTGGTTTGTACCTGCTTGGTGGCGGGAACGTTATTACGAATACCGCAGGCGGATTGATCAAGGGTAATTTCCCAGGGATTGGCATATACGGCGGCGGCACAGTCAATAATGCTGGTACTGTTATTGCCGATGGTCCCAATGGTGTTGGTGTGCAGCTTGGTGCCAACAATTACACAGGCGTTCTGGTTAATAGCGGTACTGTCATTGCATCTGGTGATAGCGGTATCGGGGTGTTTTTTGGTGTTGGCGGCGCCATCACGAACCTTGGTGGTGGCACGATCTCCGGGAATGGTTGTGGGGTTGAGGTCACCAACCTGTATGCGTCTGGTTCGATTTTCTCGGGCACTGTTATCAATCATGGCCTGATCATTGATCATGGCGGGACTTCAGCGGCCACTTACGGTGTTTATCTGAACGCTGATACTGCAGATTATCTGAGTAATTCTGGCACTATCCTGGAAACCGGAACTGATGTGGGTGCCGGCAGTCTGGCGGCAGTGCGCCTTGGCAAAGGTGGCGTTGTTGTCAACAGCGGCTCCATCGGTGTCGTCAATACGTCAGCAGTCGGTGTTCGTCTTGATCAGAGCGGGACGGTAACCAATTCTGGAATTATTAGTGCCGCTGGATCTCTTGGGGTAGGAATCAATCTGGCTGCAGGAGGAACCGTCATCAATACCGGCACGATTGATGCTGGTGGAAGCAATGCCAAAGCGATTGTTTTTTCGGCTGGAAACAGCCGTCTGGCCATCAGCGGCAGCAGCAGTATAACTGGTCAGGTTAGCGCGGCTGGTACTGGCAACGTGCTGGAGCTGGATGGCGCTGGCACCACGCTGAGCGGGTTTGGTACACAATATACCGGCTTCCAGACCATCAACGTGAAGGGTAATGGCTGGGTGTTGGCCGATACGCTGACCAACACTAATATCCTGATGCAGACGACCGGCACGTTGACGATCTCGCAGACGCTGGATGCATCCAATACCATCACCATGGGTGGAACCAGCTCTGCCGGTACTGCCTCAGGAAATATCATCATCAGCACGCCGGGCACGGCATTGGCTGCAACCGTTGCCAATTTTGGCAATGGTCAATCCATCACCCTGACCGGATTGGCCTATCAGGCTTCCGATGTGGCGAATGTGGTGGACAATGGCGGGAATGTCTTTCTGATACTGTCTCATGTGGCCAGTGACGGGACAAAGACCCAGTATTATTCGATCAAGCTTGACCCCAACGCGTATGATCAGAACTACAAGATACGTCAGGCGTCAGGCAGCAACCGCGCGACGATTTATCAGTCTTCAGGCGCAAACGGCGTGACGATCTATGATGACGGCACACCCTGCTATGTGCATGGCACGCTGATCCTGACGGATCGTGGCGAAGTTCCGGTTGAATATCTGAAGATCGGTGACAACGTGATCACGGCGAGTGGGGCGGTTCGTCCGATCCGCTGGCTTGGGCGCCGGAGCTACAACGGTCGCTTCATTCAGGGTCGTCAGGATGTGCTGCCGGTTCGTATCCGGCAGGGAGCTTTGGACGGGGTTCTGCCGAAGCGTGACCTGCTGGTGTCGCCGCTGCATGCGATGTTCATTGAGGGTGTTCTGGTTCCGGCGGGGCGTCTGGTGAACGGTGTCTCCATCATTCAGGAACAGCATGTGGAGACATTGAGCTACGTGCATATCGAGCTGGATACGCATGATGTGGTGTTGGCCGAGGGTGCTGCCTCCGAAACCTATGTGGAGGACAACAACCGGAACATGTTCCACAATGCGCACACCTACGCTGGTGAGGTGGCCTCGCAGATCAGGAAACCTTTCAGAAAGCGGAACGGTGTTGTTACTGCACGCTACTGTGCTCGGCGTGTCATCGATGGAATGATGCTGGAAAGTATCCGGCAGAAAATCATGGCACAGGTAAATCGTCAGAATACAGTCAGTCTGAGTGCCTGA